Proteins found in one Pseudomonas sp. P8_241 genomic segment:
- a CDS encoding LysR family transcriptional regulator, which yields MAAYNLRQLKYFITTVECGSVAEASRKLYIAQPSISTAIKGLEDSFGVQLLIRHHAQGVSLTPSGARFYRKAQELLRMAKEFEQNALADNDVVSGQIDIGCFETVAPLYLPQLIAGFSALYPGVEIRIRDGEQQELVQGLTSGAFDLAILYEHDLDGTIQTEPLMPAQRPYALLPADHRFAQQAQVSLRDLCLESMILLDVQPSRTYFVSLFDELGLTPRIAFSSPSIEMVRGMVGQGFGFSILVTKPHSECTYDGKKVACVNIAEEVTGSGLVAAWLKRGQLTKPAQLFADYCREQLTAKSERSHPPL from the coding sequence GTGGCTGCCTACAATCTGCGTCAACTGAAATACTTCATCACCACCGTCGAGTGCGGCAGCGTCGCCGAGGCTTCACGCAAGCTGTACATCGCCCAGCCTTCGATCTCCACGGCCATCAAAGGGCTGGAAGACAGTTTCGGCGTGCAGCTGCTGATCCGCCACCACGCCCAGGGCGTGTCATTGACCCCCAGCGGTGCACGCTTTTATCGCAAGGCCCAGGAACTGCTGCGCATGGCCAAGGAGTTCGAACAGAACGCGTTGGCCGACAACGACGTAGTGTCCGGACAGATCGATATCGGCTGTTTCGAAACCGTAGCTCCGCTGTACCTGCCGCAATTGATCGCCGGGTTTTCGGCGTTGTATCCGGGGGTGGAGATCCGCATTCGCGACGGCGAACAACAAGAGCTGGTGCAGGGCCTGACCTCCGGCGCCTTCGACCTGGCGATTCTGTATGAACACGACCTCGACGGCACCATCCAGACCGAGCCCTTGATGCCGGCACAGCGGCCTTACGCGCTGCTGCCGGCGGATCACCGCTTTGCCCAACAGGCTCAGGTGTCACTGCGGGACCTGTGCCTGGAGTCGATGATTCTTCTGGACGTGCAACCGAGTCGGACCTACTTCGTCAGCCTGTTCGATGAGCTGGGCCTGACCCCACGCATCGCCTTCAGCTCGCCTTCCATCGAGATGGTGCGCGGCATGGTCGGCCAGGGATTCGGCTTCTCGATCCTGGTCACCAAGCCACACTCGGAGTGCACCTACGACGGGAAGAAAGTGGCGTGCGTGAACATTGCAGAAGAGGTCACCGGTTCAGGGCTGGTGGCGGCATGGCTCAAGCGCGGGCAACTGACCAAGCCGGCGCAGTTGTTTGCTGATTACTGCCGCGAACAACTCACCGCCAAATCCGAACGTTCACACCCTCCCCTGTAG